In Burkholderia savannae, one genomic interval encodes:
- the gluQRS gene encoding tRNA glutamyl-Q(34) synthetase GluQRS, whose protein sequence is MTNYRGRFAPSPTGPLHFGSLVGALASWLDARAWGGAWLVRIEDIDAPRTVPGAAEDILATLRSFGFVPDEPPVWQSTRVARYATALERLTAAGLVYPCGCSRKEIADSLRAAHERHMTLAYPGTCRNGLHGKPARAWRLRVPDGATAVVTFDDRWQHAQTQDLATEVGDFVLKRADGQWAYQLAVVVDDGDAGITHVVRGADLLDSTARQIYLQRCLELPTPHYLHVPVVVDANGEKLSKQTGATALDPAAPLPPLAAAARHLGLALDEAACASLGAFQPAAIAAWDARFGPNARR, encoded by the coding sequence ATGACGAACTATCGCGGGCGCTTCGCGCCGTCGCCCACCGGCCCGCTGCATTTCGGCTCGCTCGTCGGCGCACTCGCGAGCTGGCTCGACGCGCGCGCGTGGGGCGGCGCGTGGCTCGTGCGGATCGAGGACATCGACGCACCGCGCACGGTGCCCGGAGCGGCCGAGGACATTCTCGCGACGCTGCGCAGCTTCGGCTTCGTCCCCGACGAGCCGCCCGTCTGGCAAAGCACCCGCGTCGCGCGCTACGCGACCGCGCTCGAACGGCTCACGGCCGCGGGGCTCGTCTATCCGTGCGGCTGCTCGCGCAAGGAGATCGCCGATTCGCTGCGCGCCGCGCACGAACGGCACATGACGCTCGCGTATCCCGGCACCTGCCGCAACGGCCTGCACGGCAAGCCCGCGCGCGCGTGGCGGCTGCGCGTGCCGGACGGCGCAACCGCCGTCGTCACGTTCGACGATCGCTGGCAGCATGCGCAGACGCAGGATCTCGCGACGGAAGTCGGCGACTTCGTGCTGAAGCGCGCGGACGGACAGTGGGCGTACCAGCTCGCGGTCGTCGTCGACGACGGCGACGCGGGCATCACGCACGTCGTGCGCGGCGCGGACCTGCTCGACTCGACCGCGCGGCAGATCTACCTGCAGCGCTGCCTCGAGCTGCCGACGCCGCACTATCTGCACGTGCCCGTCGTCGTCGATGCGAACGGCGAAAAGCTCAGCAAGCAAACGGGCGCGACGGCGCTCGATCCCGCCGCGCCGCTGCCCCCGCTCGCCGCGGCCGCGCGGCATCTGGGGCTCGCGCTCGACGAGGCGGCGTGCGCGTCGCTCGGCGCGTTCCAGCCGGCCGCGATCGCCGCGTGGGACGCGCGGTTCGGACCGAACGCGCGTCGATGA
- a CDS encoding DEAD/DEAH box helicase, whose translation MSDSVAKPVDATFDQFGLAAEILKAIADQGYTTPTPIQAKAIPVVLSGRDVMGAAQTGTGKTASFSLPIIQRLLPQANTSASPARHPVRALILTPTRELADQVAANVHAYAKHTPLRSAVVFGGVDMNPQMAELRRGVEVLIATPGRLLDHVQQKTANLGQVQILVLDEADRMLDMGFLPDLQRILNLLPKERQTLLFSATFSPEIKKLASTYLRNPQTIEVARSNATATNVTQVVYDVAEGDKQAAVVKLIRDRSLKQVIVFCNSKIGASRLARQIERDGIVASAIHGDRSQSERMQALDAFKRGEIEALVATDVAARGLDIVELPAVINFDLPFNAEDYVHRIGRTGRAGASGDALSLCSPNERKQLADIEKLIKRALPLEALELDLPRHRHDDRGGRRERDRDERRGGASVGRRSAGGERSHHSRRDAPIDDFFLKPYVPSPAASQPEEAKPVHPEKKAPKQPLAALLGGFGMPRKTSS comes from the coding sequence ATGTCCGATTCTGTTGCCAAGCCTGTCGACGCGACGTTCGATCAATTCGGCCTTGCCGCCGAGATCCTGAAAGCGATTGCCGATCAGGGCTATACGACGCCGACGCCCATTCAGGCGAAGGCGATTCCGGTCGTGCTGTCCGGCCGCGACGTGATGGGCGCCGCGCAAACCGGCACCGGCAAGACCGCGAGCTTCTCGTTGCCGATCATCCAGCGCCTGCTGCCGCAGGCGAACACGAGCGCGTCGCCTGCCCGCCATCCGGTGCGCGCCCTCATTCTCACGCCGACTCGCGAGCTCGCCGACCAGGTCGCCGCGAACGTCCACGCATACGCGAAGCACACGCCGCTGCGCAGCGCGGTCGTGTTCGGCGGCGTCGACATGAATCCGCAGATGGCCGAGCTGCGCCGCGGCGTCGAGGTTCTGATCGCGACGCCGGGCCGCCTGCTCGACCACGTCCAGCAGAAGACCGCGAATCTCGGCCAGGTGCAGATCCTCGTGCTCGACGAAGCGGACCGGATGCTCGACATGGGCTTCCTGCCCGACCTGCAGCGAATCCTGAACCTGCTGCCGAAGGAGCGCCAGACGCTGCTGTTCTCGGCGACGTTCTCGCCGGAAATCAAGAAGCTCGCGTCGACCTACCTGCGCAACCCGCAGACGATCGAAGTCGCGCGCAGCAACGCGACGGCGACGAACGTCACGCAGGTCGTCTACGACGTCGCCGAAGGCGACAAGCAGGCGGCCGTCGTCAAGCTGATCCGCGACCGCTCGCTCAAGCAGGTGATCGTGTTTTGCAACAGCAAGATCGGCGCGAGCCGCCTCGCGCGCCAGATCGAGCGCGACGGGATCGTCGCGTCGGCGATTCACGGCGACCGTTCGCAAAGCGAGCGGATGCAGGCGCTCGACGCGTTCAAGCGCGGCGAGATCGAGGCGCTCGTCGCGACCGACGTCGCCGCGCGCGGGCTCGACATCGTCGAGCTGCCGGCCGTGATCAACTTCGATCTGCCGTTCAACGCGGAAGACTACGTGCACCGGATCGGCCGCACGGGGCGCGCGGGCGCGTCGGGCGACGCGCTGTCGCTGTGCAGCCCGAACGAGCGCAAGCAGCTCGCCGACATCGAGAAGCTGATCAAGCGCGCGCTGCCGCTCGAGGCGCTCGAGCTCGACCTGCCGCGCCATCGCCACGACGACCGCGGCGGCCGCCGCGAGCGCGACCGTGACGAGCGCCGAGGAGGCGCATCGGTGGGCCGCCGCTCGGCGGGCGGCGAGCGCTCGCATCATTCGCGCCGCGATGCGCCGATCGACGATTTCTTCCTGAAGCCGTACGTGCCGTCGCCTGCGGCGAGCCAGCCGGAAGAGGCGAAGCCCGTGCACCCGGAGAAGAAGGCGCCGAAGCAGCCGCTTGCCGCGCTGCTCGGCGGGTTCGGGATGCCGCGCAAGACGTCGTCGTGA
- a CDS encoding MliC family protein: MNKATQAAIGVAALCAAAGAAHAARLTVEEIDADARETVVYRCANEPKPVRVSYWRADNGQSFALVPVNGTPLLFVDTVSASGARYQAGRYVWWTKGRDANLYDEIADEKAPPVLGGCSEIQKKRKKD, encoded by the coding sequence ATGAACAAGGCAACGCAGGCGGCGATCGGCGTCGCCGCTCTGTGCGCGGCGGCGGGTGCGGCGCACGCGGCGCGGCTGACCGTCGAGGAAATCGACGCCGACGCGCGCGAAACCGTCGTCTATCGGTGCGCGAACGAGCCGAAGCCGGTGCGGGTGTCGTACTGGCGCGCGGACAACGGCCAGAGCTTCGCGCTCGTGCCCGTCAACGGGACGCCGCTGTTGTTCGTCGACACCGTGTCGGCGTCGGGCGCGCGCTATCAGGCGGGCCGCTACGTCTGGTGGACGAAGGGGCGCGACGCGAATCTGTACGACGAAATCGCGGACGAGAAGGCGCCGCCCGTGCTCGGCGGCTGCAGCGAGATTCAGAAGAAGCGCAAGAAGGATTGA
- a CDS encoding DUF6726 family protein, producing MKWMLIVVLCLSTAGCGLAAAPCRIASAGLKIVPVVGHVAAAPTDACAGVIDPD from the coding sequence ATGAAGTGGATGTTGATCGTCGTGTTGTGTCTGTCGACGGCGGGCTGCGGGCTTGCCGCCGCGCCGTGCCGGATCGCGTCGGCGGGGCTGAAGATCGTGCCCGTCGTCGGCCACGTCGCGGCGGCGCCGACCGACGCGTGCGCGGGCGTCATCGATCCGGACTGA
- the purT gene encoding formate-dependent phosphoribosylglycinamide formyltransferase, which translates to MQIGQRLGTPLSPSATRVMLLGAGELGKEVIIALQRLGVEVIAVDRYPNAPGHQVAHRAHVIDMTDPAALRALVDAERPHLVVPEIEAIATDALAAIEAAGVAEVIPTARATQLTMNREGIRRLAAEELGLPTSPYAFAQSFDEFKAAVAQIGFPCVVKPVMSSSGKGQSVVKSDADVEPAWQYAMAGGRVNHGRVIVEGFIRFDYEITQLTVRAIDPASLETRTYFCEPIGHVQVAGDYVESWQPQPMSAKALERSRDIAHRVTSALGGRGIFGVELFVRGDDVWFSEVSPRPHDTGLVTLASQRQSEFELHARAILGLPVEPALATPAASAVIYGGLDEAGVAFEGVRDALAVPGADLRLFGKPESFVKRRMGVALAAGANVDEARERAKRAAAAVRPVSAR; encoded by the coding sequence ATGCAGATCGGTCAGCGGCTCGGCACGCCGCTTTCGCCGTCCGCCACGCGCGTCATGCTGCTCGGCGCGGGCGAGTTGGGCAAGGAAGTCATCATCGCGTTGCAGCGGCTCGGCGTCGAAGTGATCGCCGTCGACCGCTATCCGAACGCGCCCGGCCATCAGGTTGCGCATCGCGCGCACGTGATCGACATGACGGACCCGGCCGCGCTGCGCGCGCTCGTCGACGCGGAGCGTCCGCATCTCGTCGTGCCCGAAATCGAGGCGATCGCGACCGATGCGCTCGCGGCGATCGAAGCGGCCGGCGTGGCCGAAGTGATCCCGACCGCGCGCGCGACGCAGCTCACGATGAATCGCGAGGGCATTCGCCGGCTCGCCGCCGAGGAGCTCGGGCTGCCGACGTCGCCGTACGCGTTCGCGCAATCGTTCGACGAATTCAAGGCGGCCGTCGCGCAGATCGGTTTCCCGTGCGTCGTCAAGCCCGTGATGTCGTCGTCGGGCAAGGGGCAGTCGGTCGTCAAGAGCGACGCCGACGTCGAGCCCGCGTGGCAGTACGCGATGGCGGGCGGCCGCGTGAATCACGGCCGCGTGATCGTCGAGGGCTTCATCCGGTTCGATTACGAGATCACGCAACTCACGGTGCGCGCGATCGACCCGGCGAGCCTCGAGACGCGCACCTATTTCTGTGAGCCGATCGGGCACGTGCAGGTCGCGGGCGATTACGTCGAGTCGTGGCAGCCGCAGCCGATGAGCGCGAAGGCGCTCGAGCGCTCGCGCGACATCGCGCATCGCGTGACGAGCGCGCTCGGCGGGCGCGGCATTTTCGGCGTCGAGCTGTTCGTGCGCGGCGACGACGTCTGGTTCTCGGAAGTGAGCCCGCGTCCGCACGACACGGGGCTCGTCACGCTCGCGTCGCAGCGTCAGTCGGAGTTCGAATTGCATGCGCGCGCGATCCTCGGCCTGCCGGTCGAGCCCGCGCTCGCGACGCCCGCCGCGTCGGCCGTGATCTACGGCGGGCTCGACGAGGCGGGCGTCGCGTTCGAAGGTGTGCGCGACGCGCTCGCGGTGCCGGGCGCGGACCTTCGCCTGTTCGGCAAGCCGGAGAGCTTCGTCAAGCGCCGGATGGGCGTCGCGCTCGCGGCGGGCGCGAACGTCGACGAAGCGCGCGAGCGCGCGAAGCGGGCGGCCGCCGCGGTGCGGCCGGTGTCCGCGCGCTGA
- a CDS encoding META domain-containing protein, with amino-acid sequence MFNSSAAARMRFRIVRSLRAPLGALTVAALLAACTMPTHPDSSAPAPDPFNPATIQLIDDTSWELVGWRNADGSQRDIPHGDNGEPIKLALSTQTGVRRVAGFSGCNRYMGAYDVKNGVLAFGPLVGTRMACAAPARSALERDYLAALAHVSKAGVQMREPQQLIIVTDDGATLTFARRDSK; translated from the coding sequence ATGTTCAATTCATCCGCAGCCGCGCGCATGCGCTTTCGCATCGTCCGCTCGCTGCGCGCGCCGCTCGGCGCGCTGACCGTCGCCGCGCTTCTCGCCGCCTGCACGATGCCGACTCATCCCGACTCGAGCGCCCCCGCCCCCGATCCGTTCAATCCCGCGACGATCCAACTGATCGACGACACGAGCTGGGAGCTCGTCGGCTGGCGCAACGCCGACGGCTCGCAACGCGACATCCCGCACGGCGACAACGGCGAGCCGATCAAGCTCGCGCTGTCGACGCAAACGGGCGTGCGGCGCGTGGCCGGCTTCTCGGGCTGCAACCGCTACATGGGCGCCTACGACGTGAAGAACGGCGTGCTCGCCTTCGGCCCGCTCGTCGGCACGCGGATGGCGTGCGCCGCGCCCGCGCGCAGCGCGCTCGAGCGCGACTACCTCGCCGCGCTCGCCCACGTCTCGAAGGCCGGCGTGCAGATGCGCGAGCCGCAGCAGTTGATCATCGTCACCGACGACGGCGCGACGCTCACGTTCGCGCGCCGCGACAGCAAATAA